Proteins encoded within one genomic window of Calonectris borealis chromosome 1, bCalBor7.hap1.2, whole genome shotgun sequence:
- the LOC142078089 gene encoding uncharacterized protein C12orf50 homolog, with protein sequence MEIKEDVQAGQVTERHHADVMSWRSGWQPWKCNILYRLATAFVGSTSLEKSMFMVIFTIPENCFLLQQKYSNNSCFWETQTSGCVRINCAFHHSKPRNINGLFLPPSNNAPLQQGVQEGILHPAHRQEPLRNQEHILLPIHPPLIINLNDEEDEEDDEEEENYVSDWVPKTAEDIEEERAIKEICYKSGEYYRIQYPHEHQSTKTVSSPQENELLPLEATERDLQKGDGTTIPTKFNNTKREEESSGRRAPIESVPRTDCTSFENGGIHASGPKVKPSYQQGGQSKDDETASSMPYVRETGRKTYFNSSEPRRSAYVVYRTVTITQEPKVNGSTAVDAFGKILNTGTFTVFKSRMPVAESPHSEDPGSLTGTLQD encoded by the exons ATGGAGATAAAGGAAGATGTTCAAGCTGGACAGGTCACAGAGCGCCATCATGCTGATGTCATGAGCTGGAGGAGCGGTTGGCAACCGTGGAAATGTAACATTCTATACCGGCTAGCAACTGCCTTCGTCGGTTCAACAAGCCTGGAGAAG TCCATGTTTATGGTTATATTTACAATACCTGAAAACTGTTTTCTCCTGCAGCAAAAGTACAGCAACAACTCCTGTTTCTGGGAAACACAAACCTCAGGCTGTGTGAGGATCAATTGTGCCTTCCATCATAGCAAACCTCGTAATATAAATGGACTTTTTTTACCACCTAGTAACA ATGCCCCATTGCAACAGGGTGTCCAAGAAGGGATTCTGCATCCAGCCCACCGTCAAGAACCACTCAGAAATCAAGAGCATATTTTACTACCAATTCACCCTCCACTGATTATAAACCTCAATGACGAAGAGGATGAAGAGGAcgatgaagaggaagagaact ATGTTTCTGACTGGGTGCCTAAGACTGCTGAAGATATTGAAGAGGAAAGAGCAATAAAGGAAATATGCTATAAATCTG GAGAGTATTACAGGATTCAGTACCCTCACGAACACCAGTCAACGAAAACTGTGTCTTCACCTCAGGAAAATGAGCTATTACCCTTGGAAGCTACCGAGCGAGACTTGCAGAAAG GTGATGGTACCACAATTCCGACAAAATTTAAtaatacaaaaagagaagaagagagttCAGGAAGGAGAGCACCAATAGAGAGTGTTCCCAGAACAGATTGTACATCCTTTGAAAATGGAG gAATTCACGCTTCAGGCCCCAAAGTAAAACCAAGTTACCAACAAGGGGGTCAAAGTAAGGATGATGAAACTGCTTCTTCTATGCCTTATGtgagagaaactggaagaaagaCTTATTTCAATTCTTCAGAACCTCGAAGATCTGCATATGTAGTCTACCGCACTGTCACCATCACCCAAGAACCAAAGGTCAACGGATCTACAG CAGTTGATGCCTTTGGGAAGATTCTCAACACGGGAACGTTCACTGTGTTCAAGTCAAGGATGCCCGTGGCAGAATCGCCTCATTCGGAAGATCCTGGGAGCCTGACGGGAACGCTGCAGGATTAA
- the RLIG1 gene encoding RNA ligase 1 isoform X1 produces the protein MRRRGAVQRKVPCLFVTEVKEEPSAKRESQPFKVLATATITGKALEADICNAIPTEKVDGTCCYVTTYKGQPYLWARLDRKPNKQAEKRFKRFLYSLEDCKGLEFVWNVEEDFKPVPDTWIPAKDIEFSNGNPLPDENGHMPGWVPVEKNSKQYCWHSSVVNYEAEIALVLKRHADPGLLEISPVPLSEILEQTLELIGTNINANPYGLGSKKQPVHLLVPHGAFEIKNPPTLKQNDILSWFEGCSEGKVEGIVWHCRDGCLIKLHRHHLGLRWPLAETYLNSQPVVIAFNRTKYDCDFEPKSLFHHFSNLDGQRFDRLKDIKFDA, from the exons ATGAGGCGCCGGGGCGCGGTGCAGCGGAAGGTGCCGTGTCTGTTCGTGACCGAGGTGAAGGAGGAGCCGTCGGCCAAGCGGGAGAGCCAG CCATTTAAAGTTTTGGCAACTGCAACTATAACTGGAAAGGCGTTAGAGGCAGATATATGCAATGCAATTCCTACTGAAAAGGTGGACGGAACCTGCTGTTATGTGACTACCTATAAAG GGCAACCCTATCTATGGGCCAGGCTGGATCGAAAACCCAACAAACAAGctgaaaaaaggtttaaaaggTTCTTGTATTCATTGGAAGATTGCAAAG GTCTAGAATTTGTTTGGAATGTTGAAGAGGATTTCAAGCCTGTTCCAGATACCTGGATTCCAGCCAAGGACATAGAGTTCTCTAATGGCAATCCTTTGCCCGATGAAAATGGACATATGCCAG GTTGGGTGCCTGTGGAGAAAAATAGTAAGCAGTATTGCTGGCACTCATCTGTTGTAAATTATGAGGCTGAAATAGCGCTGGTGTTGAAACGCCATGCTGACCCAGGGCTTCTGGAAATCAGTCCGGTGCCATTATCAGAAATTTTGGAACAAACATTGGAGCTCATTGGGACTAATATTAATGCAAATCCATATG GATTAGGAAGCAAGAAGCAGCCCGTACATCTTCTTGTACCACATGgagcatttgaaataaaaaatccacCTACTTTGAAACAAAATGACATACTGTCTTGGTTTGAAGGCTGCAGTGAGGGTAAAGTTGAAGGAATTGTGTGGCACTGCCGTGATGGGTGTTTAATCAAG ctcCATCGCCATCATCTTGGTTTACGCTGGCCACTTGCAGAGACATACCTGAATTCTCAGCCTGTTGTAATTGCTTTTAATAGAACTAAATATGACTGTGACTTTGAACCAAAGAGTTTGTTTCACCATTTTTCAAACTTGGATGGTCAAAGATTTGACAGACTCAAAGATATCAAGTTTGATGcttga
- the RLIG1 gene encoding RNA ligase 1 isoform X2, with product MRRRGAVQRKVPCLFVTEVKEEPSAKRESQPFKVLATATITGKALEADICNAIPTEKVDGTCCYVTTYKGQPYLWARLDRKPNKQAEKRFKRFLYSLEDCKEFVWNVEEDFKPVPDTWIPAKDIEFSNGNPLPDENGHMPGWVPVEKNSKQYCWHSSVVNYEAEIALVLKRHADPGLLEISPVPLSEILEQTLELIGTNINANPYGLGSKKQPVHLLVPHGAFEIKNPPTLKQNDILSWFEGCSEGKVEGIVWHCRDGCLIKLHRHHLGLRWPLAETYLNSQPVVIAFNRTKYDCDFEPKSLFHHFSNLDGQRFDRLKDIKFDA from the exons ATGAGGCGCCGGGGCGCGGTGCAGCGGAAGGTGCCGTGTCTGTTCGTGACCGAGGTGAAGGAGGAGCCGTCGGCCAAGCGGGAGAGCCAG CCATTTAAAGTTTTGGCAACTGCAACTATAACTGGAAAGGCGTTAGAGGCAGATATATGCAATGCAATTCCTACTGAAAAGGTGGACGGAACCTGCTGTTATGTGACTACCTATAAAG GGCAACCCTATCTATGGGCCAGGCTGGATCGAAAACCCAACAAACAAGctgaaaaaaggtttaaaaggTTCTTGTATTCATTGGAAGATTGCAAAG AATTTGTTTGGAATGTTGAAGAGGATTTCAAGCCTGTTCCAGATACCTGGATTCCAGCCAAGGACATAGAGTTCTCTAATGGCAATCCTTTGCCCGATGAAAATGGACATATGCCAG GTTGGGTGCCTGTGGAGAAAAATAGTAAGCAGTATTGCTGGCACTCATCTGTTGTAAATTATGAGGCTGAAATAGCGCTGGTGTTGAAACGCCATGCTGACCCAGGGCTTCTGGAAATCAGTCCGGTGCCATTATCAGAAATTTTGGAACAAACATTGGAGCTCATTGGGACTAATATTAATGCAAATCCATATG GATTAGGAAGCAAGAAGCAGCCCGTACATCTTCTTGTACCACATGgagcatttgaaataaaaaatccacCTACTTTGAAACAAAATGACATACTGTCTTGGTTTGAAGGCTGCAGTGAGGGTAAAGTTGAAGGAATTGTGTGGCACTGCCGTGATGGGTGTTTAATCAAG ctcCATCGCCATCATCTTGGTTTACGCTGGCCACTTGCAGAGACATACCTGAATTCTCAGCCTGTTGTAATTGCTTTTAATAGAACTAAATATGACTGTGACTTTGAACCAAAGAGTTTGTTTCACCATTTTTCAAACTTGGATGGTCAAAGATTTGACAGACTCAAAGATATCAAGTTTGATGcttga
- the RLIG1 gene encoding RNA ligase 1 isoform X4, whose protein sequence is MRRRGAVQRKVPCLFVTEPFKVLATATITGKALEADICNAIPTEKVDGTCCYVTTYKGQPYLWARLDRKPNKQAEKRFKRFLYSLEDCKEFVWNVEEDFKPVPDTWIPAKDIEFSNGNPLPDENGHMPGWVPVEKNSKQYCWHSSVVNYEAEIALVLKRHADPGLLEISPVPLSEILEQTLELIGTNINANPYGLGSKKQPVHLLVPHGAFEIKNPPTLKQNDILSWFEGCSEGKVEGIVWHCRDGCLIKLHRHHLGLRWPLAETYLNSQPVVIAFNRTKYDCDFEPKSLFHHFSNLDGQRFDRLKDIKFDA, encoded by the exons ATGAGGCGCCGGGGCGCGGTGCAGCGGAAGGTGCCGTGTCTGTTCGTGACCGAG CCATTTAAAGTTTTGGCAACTGCAACTATAACTGGAAAGGCGTTAGAGGCAGATATATGCAATGCAATTCCTACTGAAAAGGTGGACGGAACCTGCTGTTATGTGACTACCTATAAAG GGCAACCCTATCTATGGGCCAGGCTGGATCGAAAACCCAACAAACAAGctgaaaaaaggtttaaaaggTTCTTGTATTCATTGGAAGATTGCAAAG AATTTGTTTGGAATGTTGAAGAGGATTTCAAGCCTGTTCCAGATACCTGGATTCCAGCCAAGGACATAGAGTTCTCTAATGGCAATCCTTTGCCCGATGAAAATGGACATATGCCAG GTTGGGTGCCTGTGGAGAAAAATAGTAAGCAGTATTGCTGGCACTCATCTGTTGTAAATTATGAGGCTGAAATAGCGCTGGTGTTGAAACGCCATGCTGACCCAGGGCTTCTGGAAATCAGTCCGGTGCCATTATCAGAAATTTTGGAACAAACATTGGAGCTCATTGGGACTAATATTAATGCAAATCCATATG GATTAGGAAGCAAGAAGCAGCCCGTACATCTTCTTGTACCACATGgagcatttgaaataaaaaatccacCTACTTTGAAACAAAATGACATACTGTCTTGGTTTGAAGGCTGCAGTGAGGGTAAAGTTGAAGGAATTGTGTGGCACTGCCGTGATGGGTGTTTAATCAAG ctcCATCGCCATCATCTTGGTTTACGCTGGCCACTTGCAGAGACATACCTGAATTCTCAGCCTGTTGTAATTGCTTTTAATAGAACTAAATATGACTGTGACTTTGAACCAAAGAGTTTGTTTCACCATTTTTCAAACTTGGATGGTCAAAGATTTGACAGACTCAAAGATATCAAGTTTGATGcttga
- the RLIG1 gene encoding RNA ligase 1 isoform X3, with protein MRRRGAVQRKVPCLFVTEPFKVLATATITGKALEADICNAIPTEKVDGTCCYVTTYKGQPYLWARLDRKPNKQAEKRFKRFLYSLEDCKGLEFVWNVEEDFKPVPDTWIPAKDIEFSNGNPLPDENGHMPGWVPVEKNSKQYCWHSSVVNYEAEIALVLKRHADPGLLEISPVPLSEILEQTLELIGTNINANPYGLGSKKQPVHLLVPHGAFEIKNPPTLKQNDILSWFEGCSEGKVEGIVWHCRDGCLIKLHRHHLGLRWPLAETYLNSQPVVIAFNRTKYDCDFEPKSLFHHFSNLDGQRFDRLKDIKFDA; from the exons ATGAGGCGCCGGGGCGCGGTGCAGCGGAAGGTGCCGTGTCTGTTCGTGACCGAG CCATTTAAAGTTTTGGCAACTGCAACTATAACTGGAAAGGCGTTAGAGGCAGATATATGCAATGCAATTCCTACTGAAAAGGTGGACGGAACCTGCTGTTATGTGACTACCTATAAAG GGCAACCCTATCTATGGGCCAGGCTGGATCGAAAACCCAACAAACAAGctgaaaaaaggtttaaaaggTTCTTGTATTCATTGGAAGATTGCAAAG GTCTAGAATTTGTTTGGAATGTTGAAGAGGATTTCAAGCCTGTTCCAGATACCTGGATTCCAGCCAAGGACATAGAGTTCTCTAATGGCAATCCTTTGCCCGATGAAAATGGACATATGCCAG GTTGGGTGCCTGTGGAGAAAAATAGTAAGCAGTATTGCTGGCACTCATCTGTTGTAAATTATGAGGCTGAAATAGCGCTGGTGTTGAAACGCCATGCTGACCCAGGGCTTCTGGAAATCAGTCCGGTGCCATTATCAGAAATTTTGGAACAAACATTGGAGCTCATTGGGACTAATATTAATGCAAATCCATATG GATTAGGAAGCAAGAAGCAGCCCGTACATCTTCTTGTACCACATGgagcatttgaaataaaaaatccacCTACTTTGAAACAAAATGACATACTGTCTTGGTTTGAAGGCTGCAGTGAGGGTAAAGTTGAAGGAATTGTGTGGCACTGCCGTGATGGGTGTTTAATCAAG ctcCATCGCCATCATCTTGGTTTACGCTGGCCACTTGCAGAGACATACCTGAATTCTCAGCCTGTTGTAATTGCTTTTAATAGAACTAAATATGACTGTGACTTTGAACCAAAGAGTTTGTTTCACCATTTTTCAAACTTGGATGGTCAAAGATTTGACAGACTCAAAGATATCAAGTTTGATGcttga
- the RLIG1 gene encoding RNA ligase 1 isoform X5 encodes MRRRGAVQRKVPCLFVTEVKEEPSAKRESQPFKVLATATITGKALEADICNAIPTEKVDGTCCYVTTYKGQPYLWARLDRKPNKQAEKRFKRFLYSLEDCKGLEFVWNVEEDFKPVPDTWIPAKDIEFSNGNPLPDENGHMPGWVPVEKNSKQYCWHSSVVNYEAEIALVLKRHADPGLLEISPVPLSEILEQTLELIGTNINANPYGLGSKKQPVHLLVPHGAFEIKNPPTLKQNDILSWFEGCSEGKVEGIVWHCRDGCLIKITDECDKCLSWFRDRAPSPSSWFTLATCRDIPEFSACCNCF; translated from the exons ATGAGGCGCCGGGGCGCGGTGCAGCGGAAGGTGCCGTGTCTGTTCGTGACCGAGGTGAAGGAGGAGCCGTCGGCCAAGCGGGAGAGCCAG CCATTTAAAGTTTTGGCAACTGCAACTATAACTGGAAAGGCGTTAGAGGCAGATATATGCAATGCAATTCCTACTGAAAAGGTGGACGGAACCTGCTGTTATGTGACTACCTATAAAG GGCAACCCTATCTATGGGCCAGGCTGGATCGAAAACCCAACAAACAAGctgaaaaaaggtttaaaaggTTCTTGTATTCATTGGAAGATTGCAAAG GTCTAGAATTTGTTTGGAATGTTGAAGAGGATTTCAAGCCTGTTCCAGATACCTGGATTCCAGCCAAGGACATAGAGTTCTCTAATGGCAATCCTTTGCCCGATGAAAATGGACATATGCCAG GTTGGGTGCCTGTGGAGAAAAATAGTAAGCAGTATTGCTGGCACTCATCTGTTGTAAATTATGAGGCTGAAATAGCGCTGGTGTTGAAACGCCATGCTGACCCAGGGCTTCTGGAAATCAGTCCGGTGCCATTATCAGAAATTTTGGAACAAACATTGGAGCTCATTGGGACTAATATTAATGCAAATCCATATG GATTAGGAAGCAAGAAGCAGCCCGTACATCTTCTTGTACCACATGgagcatttgaaataaaaaatccacCTACTTTGAAACAAAATGACATACTGTCTTGGTTTGAAGGCTGCAGTGAGGGTAAAGTTGAAGGAATTGTGTGGCACTGCCGTGATGGGTGTTTAATCAAG ATAACTGATGAATGTGATAAGTGCCTGTCCTGGTTCCGggacagag ctcCATCGCCATCATCTTGGTTTACGCTGGCCACTTGCAGAGACATACCTGAATTCTCAGCCTGTTGTAATTGCTTTTAA